The Setaria viridis chromosome 9, Setaria_viridis_v4.0, whole genome shotgun sequence sequence GGCCGGGGAGTTATGAGGCtggcgggccggccgggctgCCGCTGGACACGGCGGGCGGCCTCGGGCCACCAGGTGGAAGGAATGGTGGTGGGTGTGTCGGATTCCTTCCCCGGTCGCGGGGCAGGGTGGTACCGCCACCCGGAATTAACTGCTGGTTGGCCGTAGCGGCGCGGCGGTCATCGTTCTCAAGTATGATACGTCGCTGGTAACGCGTGGTCGCTGTAGTACCATGATTGAAGACGGCTCGCGATCGTACACCGACTCTACTCGCACCTGAAGAATGTAAACAGTGACCATTTTGAAAACATTCCAACAAAGCATATCTGTAGTTGAATTTGCCACTTTTGTTCCTTTCAGTTTTTGTGGACGTGTTCGGTATAGCTGCAACGGCCACAGCCACAAGGTATTTAACGATCTATGATCACTGCGGCACCTTTTCCTAACTTTAGGTACAGAGCAGATTCTACATCATCTTGGAAGCCAAAACATAAGCAACATTACTTGTATATCAAAGTGCACCCAGTGTCATTAAAATTTTCGTGGACTCTCACCCTAGCTCACGGATTCTCAAAGTGACAATTTGGTTGTTTTTTCCCTTTCAAAAGGACAATTCATGATTCAGAGTGAGCCAAATCTAAGGCCCAAAAATGTTTGCTTTGAGAGTTCATGGACTTTGATGATAATTCGAGAAATGCTTAAGGACCCAAAGTGCTTAAATTTTAGGGAATTTTGTGTGCAGGACACATGAAAGGTGGTCTTGTGTGTGGCACACTCTATTCATTGATTTAGTTGGCTGGACACTGCAATTCTATATTTTTGTCTCCACCACACCGTAGCAGATAAAATGACCTTTTTGCTCTCCTAAGACCAAGCCCACCCGTCAgctctctccttcctttttgcttccgccgccggcctgccgcACAACCCCTCCGCGCCCCTGCTCCGCTGCCGCAGGCCACATTCTGCGCCCCttagcgccgccgcggccccatCCCGCATCCCAACCCCGCCGCGTTGCCGTTGCGGGTCCGAACCCCTTCGGCTGCTACTCTGTGAGGCCGTCGCGCTGTACGATGCCGAGCCGCCATGCCCCAAGCAGCTCGAGGTGGACGGCCTCAATGAGAAGCTCGTCGCCACCACCAACAGCCCCAACAGGCCCGCGCCACGGGGGTGGACGTCGCGGCGgccatccgatccctccttcctCCCAGCGTGGAAGAGGCTGTCATGGGCGACGGCAGATGCaccagaggagagagagagagccgtcCGAGCCAagcgcgcccgcccgcctcaTCCTCCTCCGCGGTCGCTGCCGCGGGAATGCGCCGCTGTCCGAGCCGAGGCTGCGGCCTGGGCCTCTGCCGCCATTCGGGgtagaggaaggggagggattGAGGCATGGGATGTGGCCCGCGTCGGTGGAGCGCCGAAGAGGAAAGATGAAGGAGAGGGGGAGAGTTGACGGGTGGGCCCAGCTTTTGAGGGCAAAACAGTGTTTTTAGTGCTGCGGTGTGTTagagataaaaatgcaaaatcatAGTGTCCAACCAACTAAATCAACAAATAAAGTGTGACCCATCCTCTGAGGATGTCCTACAGACAAAATTCCCTAAATtttatcttattttatttttgaaatggGGCGTTCATTATTCCTGTAGCACACAAGGCACTCACCTATTTTTTTCTGGTTGTAGGAACGAACATTCAGGCCTTTCAAATGGGCCAGATAGCAGCCCATTTGGTAGTAGAGATGTATACGGGAGTTTGAAGCCCAACAACACAAATGGAACGAAAGGCTTATATTCAAGCTAAAAATTAGGCCCACATAAAAAAGAAGCCCGTATAATACCATCCGACTACTTGCGCAAAACCCACAACAGCTCTAGAACTCCTCCAGATTCCAGTCCTCCTCCCAAGTTCCCATCACCATCGCCGCAGATCGAACGCCAAAACCCTAGCTACCCCTCTCCGTCTCCGTCGCCGGCGACACCCCTCAACCCCTCCCCTCCGGCTACCCGCGCCACCGGGGCGGACGAAGCCATGGACAGCGCCCtcgccagcgcggcggcgatcgCCGACCAGCGCCAGAAGATCGAGCAGTACCGCCACATCCTCGCCTCGGTCCTATCGTCTTCTCCGCCGGACATCTCCCAGGCCAAGCGCTTCCTCGACCACAGTAATGCGTTTTAGCCTAACGCTAGCTGTAGGTTTTGGCAGGTTTTGCTCTCGTTGTGGCTTAAATTGTGGGGTTTGGTGCGATTGCAGTGGTGTCGGACGAGGTGCCGCTCGTGGTGTCGCGGCAGCTGCTGCAGACGTTTGCGCAGGACCTTGGGAAGCTTGAGTCCGACGCGCTGAAGGAGGTCGCCCACTATGCGCTCACGCAGATCCAGCCGCGCGTGGTCTCCTTCGAGGAGCAGGTAGGACACCTTGGTTTCCTTCTTTGAATGCTGCTTTTAAATTCCCAGATAATACTATTAGCTTCTATACGTTGTTCTGATCATATTGTCCTGCAATTGGTTCGCTGAACTCATTTGGAATGCTATGTTACTATAATGGTATGGAAATTTGAGTAATGTTAGTAAAGGGTTAGTGAAACAATTGAAGACACTTATTTCTGTATGGTCAGTTCATAGTTTATACTTTACCCAAAATGAAGATATGGCAAATTTTAGGGCTAGTGGGGAGCTCTCAAATTTGTCAGTCTGTCCTGCAATTTTTTGTAGTTTGGTATCTTGGTTAGGTACAGATAGAGAGCTCTATGACCTGGTGTATCTTCTGTGAATAATTTGTCAGTCTGTCCTGCGATTTTTTGTAGTTTGGTATCTCAGTTAGGTACAGATAGAGAGCTCTATGACCTGGTGTATCTTCTGTGAATATATTCATATTTATTGATCTAGTAAAAAAACTCGACCATGGGAGGAGACTCCCCCTGGGCTTTGTTCTAAGAGGGTGCTGTGCTTCAAACCTGGGTTGGGATGGGAGTTTCAATGACTCCCGGAGTTCAACACTCTAACCGTCCACCGTGAGAAGCTTGGCATTTATTGATCCAGTAAACAATGAATTTATAGGATACAGATAGTGGATGTACGGTAAATTGCGGTGTTGCATTTGATTTGGAAAGTTGGGGACTTTGTTTTTGTGTGGCTTTTTTTCCACTTTCTGCATTTTTATTGTTGCATATCTTGTTTTCTCATTCTTCATAACCATGTCTTTTAATAGCTATGGTAATACTATAAAGGAGATTGGTACTGCCACGTGATTCATGATACATGTTCTTGAATTCTTGTGCATTCATATGGAAATATATGCATCAGTAGATTACCTCTATGGTGTTACTGTTACATTGCTCTACTTGAGGGAGTTGTAATTTATACTTTATGTGGAATGGCATGATGTGTGTGAAGCTGCTTAACCATAAAGGCTTTGTGTTGTCTTGATAaaagcaaaaaaagaaagagaaaggaacaATAGCTATTACCTCAGTGGCACTTTAGTTTGTTCACCATGTTTCATCTATAAATTGGACTGAAGACTTTTGGTGAAGTAGTGTTTACTTGGCATGTCTAGATATATGCGATTGCAATGATAGAAGCCAAAAGGTGTTCACATGTAAAGAATAATTTAGGCTTTGAACTTGTAACCATTAGCTTTGTTCGATGTTAAAGTTAGctcggaaaaaaaaacataacgaATTCGGTCTAGAATTGTAGTAACATTAATACACTGAAATTCTCCAGTGATTTTATGTTACTGTACTACGATTTTTATGCGTGTCTACAATCACTCATAATATTTGTTTCAACGAGTTTGCGGTCTGTGAAATAATTTTCGGTTCACTCTATTCATTTTTTGGTAAGTTGTAGAGATTTGTTATAACAAACTCTATATCTAATTTGGCTGATTATTCATCCACAGGTTGTAGTGATTAGAGAGAAGCTTGCAGAACTATATGAGTCTGAACAACAATGGTCGAAAGCAGCCCAGATGCTTAGTGGGATTGACTTGGACTCAGGAATCAGGTAGAAACTGACTTTTATCTTGACTCTTTTCATATATGTTAATGGAATTTTACATGCTGATGTGGTAATCCTGACCTGTTCCTTTTAATCAGGATGCTTGATGACACCAACAAATTATCCAAATGTGTCCAGATTGCACGACTCTATTTAGAGGTTAGCCCTATTTGGCTGTTCCTGTTATCTGTGCATCGTGTTCGCTCAACTCTTAACTACATTTTTGTAGGATGATGATGCAGTGAATGCTGAGGCTTTTATCAACAAGGCATCCTTTTTGGTCACCAACAGTCAGCAGGAAGTTCTAAACTTACAGTACAAGGTTGTTATTTTGGGAACAGTAAAATATTTTTGCGTTTTAGGATCAAAGCGTGATTCTGCTTGATATGTCCCTTCATTTTTAAGGTCTGTTATGCAAGGATTTTGGAtctaaaaagaagattcctggAAGCTGCACTTAGATATTATGATATCTCTCAGATTGAACAACGCAAGATTGGAGACGAGTAAGAGTTTTTGCCCCAACTGCAATATGTTCTGTTCTTCGCAACATTAAAAAGTTGCCGTCTTTCTGGTTCCTAATAACATATTTATTTTGTGTGATTGCTTATGCAAGTTATAACATGAGAAACCAATGTTGTTTCCCTATTTTGTTCTAAACCTTCCCTTAGTTGTTATTCTGATGTGGCCAATTTGCATATGATGCCAGAGAAATCGATGAAAATGCTCTAGAGCAAGCTCTTAGTGCTGCTGTGACGTGCACAATATTGGCTGGTGCTGGTCCACAACGCTCCCGTGTTCTTGCTACGCTGTACAAGGTATTAACCTGAGCTGTGTTTATAATTGAGAATAatgaatacaagcatacaacttTCTAGAGACATTGCTTGTTAGTGCTTTATTCAACTTAAATCATTTTAAAATGCTTTGCATTTGTGTATGTGTTAGTAGCTAAGATGTGTTGCAGATTTAGCTTACTACTTTAGTGGAGAAGTAACATTCACCTCTGACCTCTTCTCTGTGAAGGTGGTGTAAAAGATACCAATTACTCAAGGATtttatgttttaattttttctaaGATTAATAAAGATCACCTATCGaaaaaattgttttttttttctcgtagTATGTGCTGGCCTAACATATATTCCAGCATCTTTTGAGTAGATGTTTTAATAACTTTGAGGCTGGGACACACTTGTATCTATCATGTTTGTATCTTTTCTCTCAATGCGTTTATTTTGCATCCTTGTATTCATCTTATGCAAATCTTGTTTAAATTGTGACTTTGGGATGCAACTTAGTTTATTATGCCCCTTTCAGGATGAAAGATGTTCGAAGCTGAAGATATACCCAATACTGCAGAAGGTTTGTGATATTAGTGTTACCTCCCCAGGGATTATATCTTGGAATGTAATTTCACTTTACTGATGGTCTCTGTGTTTTCTGTTACCCAAATCTTCAGGTTTACCTTGAAAGGATTTTGAGGAAACCTGAAATCGATGCATTTGCAGAGGAGCTGAGGCCGCATCAAGTTAGTGAACCGCTATACCCTCTCGCTCATTACATGTTCTTATTTGTGATGGTCCTTGACAGTGTGTTTTCTATAAAACCACAGAAAGCTTTGTTACCAGATAAGTCCACTGTGCTTGACCGGGCAATGATTGAGCATAATCTCCTTAGTGCCAGTAAACTATACACAAATATCAGGTGAATTGATTCTCCTATGTTTACTAAAATTAATTATGGTCTATTTATTGTAGGTCCCTAACCAACCACCTTATTCCTGCAGCTTTGATGAGCTTGGGACATTGTTGGGCATTGATCCAAGGAAGGTAATTCCCTTTGCTGAAGATCTTATCACCACATCTTCTCAACCCTACTGTCAATCTGGCTTGCCT is a genomic window containing:
- the LOC117839652 gene encoding COP9 signalosome complex subunit 4, which gives rise to MDSALASAAAIADQRQKIEQYRHILASVLSSSPPDISQAKRFLDHMVSDEVPLVVSRQLLQTFAQDLGKLESDALKEVAHYALTQIQPRVVSFEEQVVVIREKLAELYESEQQWSKAAQMLSGIDLDSGIRMLDDTNKLSKCVQIARLYLEDDDAVNAEAFINKASFLVTNSQQEVLNLQYKVCYARILDLKRRFLEAALRYYDISQIEQRKIGDEEIDENALEQALSAAVTCTILAGAGPQRSRVLATLYKDERCSKLKIYPILQKVYLERILRKPEIDAFAEELRPHQKALLPDKSTVLDRAMIEHNLLSASKLYTNISFDELGTLLGIDPRKAEKIASRMIYEDRMRGSIDQVEAVIHFDDDTEELQQWDQQISGLCQALNDILDNMSSKGIAIPV